The following are from one region of the Patescibacteria group bacterium genome:
- a CDS encoding CDP-alcohol phosphatidyltransferase family protein: MQLTKAPKKVWSFLVWWLATDPEGKPEYLDRWLTWPNLITFTGMVSAVVRFALVADSGLQCSIITLWLVIFESITDVADGLVAKWTGQKSRVGKAADPIRDNLTAGVSICQYGIIIAFGFFLYWQIIVMILAEISIWALGCGRYIASHHIMGKIRRVIQIGIFSLLIVAEFPDFPWPFLLLQSAGSWFAANPNFSYSVLMIFSLAALVCYLKSNWRIMPKRFHQAYTFVRSILV; the protein is encoded by the coding sequence ATGCAGCTAACGAAAGCCCCGAAAAAGGTTTGGTCATTTTTGGTCTGGTGGCTGGCTACTGACCCAGAGGGTAAACCGGAATATCTTGACCGCTGGCTGACCTGGCCGAACCTCATAACTTTCACCGGCATGGTGTCGGCTGTTGTCCGCTTTGCTCTGGTCGCGGATTCTGGGCTTCAGTGCTCAATAATTACCCTCTGGCTTGTCATCTTCGAGAGTATTACTGACGTCGCCGACGGGCTCGTCGCAAAGTGGACCGGGCAAAAATCCCGAGTGGGAAAGGCGGCCGACCCGATTCGGGATAACTTGACTGCTGGTGTTTCGATTTGCCAGTATGGGATAATTATTGCCTTCGGCTTCTTCCTGTATTGGCAGATAATTGTCATGATCCTGGCGGAGATTAGCATCTGGGCGTTGGGATGCGGCCGCTATATCGCCAGCCATCATATAATGGGAAAAATTCGGAGAGTAATTCAGATAGGGATATTTTCCCTCCTGATTGTCGCCGAGTTTCCGGATTTTCCCTGGCCGTTTTTGCTCCTTCAGTCCGCGGGTTCGTGGTTCGCGGCCAACCCTAACTTCTCCTATTCAGTTTTGATGATTTTTTCTTTGGCTGCGCTGGTCTGCTACCTGAAAAGCAACTGGCGGATAATGCCGAAGAGATTTCATCAAGCGTACACCTTTGTCCGGTCTATCCTGGTTTAG